From a single Solanum dulcamara chromosome 4, daSolDulc1.2, whole genome shotgun sequence genomic region:
- the LOC129885019 gene encoding LOW QUALITY PROTEIN: protein QUIRKY (The sequence of the model RefSeq protein was modified relative to this genomic sequence to represent the inferred CDS: inserted 3 bases in 3 codons; deleted 1 base in 1 codon; substituted 6 bases at 6 genomic stop codons), with protein MGTVRKLIVEVIEARNLLPKDGHGTSSSYIVVNFYGQRRKTKTVTRDLCPLWNEMLKFNIGKPSDIFGDMLELYVYHXKFICPTTKNNFLGMIKLSATQFDKKGEEALIYYPLEKKYWFSWISDEIGLKIYFVKQLIVSKLTTDPNQSPPAETSQDAPXGEKPNFIEEPPAEKAENPTTLEVEPPVEEADHTTYGSSVLMDPPXELPVQDDEFTXVKRSISLGSIPEVKVSNNVNNVTCRRLISRASSVIFSDSRLCPIEPSSFDLVEKMNYLFVRVIKARSLPTVGWPIVKIVVSDGHVVSKPAQKIVLFEWYQTFSFNRDAPDSSSLLEVSVWDPXNAKSFDPTSDVEGHVFLGGICFDVSEIPLRXPPDSPLAPQWYRLEGGGANRGDLMLATWXTQADESFPEAWKTDTAGNPASKSKVYQSPKLWYLRSSVIEAQDILQLTHSKKSSYHIKAQLRLQVQKTKSISTTSTGSPSWNEYLVFVAAEPFTKHYLLFFLIETDRTAKEQTVLAVASTPLTTIKRQVDDRKVVSRWFIFEDPNEEKRFYKGRVHFRLCFDGGYHVMDEASHVCSDYHPTARLLWKAPIGIVELGIIGCKNLLHINGKGSTDAYVVDKYGNKWVRTRTISHSLEPRWNEXYAWRVYDLSTVLTIRVFDGCWEVVFESNECMRSDIRIGKVRVRISTLTTDKVYNNTFPLLLLSQASLKKMGKIELAMRFIYAVPTLNFLHVYSQPFLPMMHHVNPLGMCQQDSLRIAAVKIVASHLTRSKPPLRGEVVTYMFDADSHSFSIKVYANXFRIINGIAGVIDIVKWVDDTRGWRNPTTTLLVHALLVMLVWFPDLIIPTFAFYVFVIGAWNYRFRLRYTLPHFDPKISLAETLDRDELDEEFDALPCTRPNELVQARYDKLRTLGVRVQKILGDFATQGERVQALVTWLDPRATGIFIGLCFVVAFILYLIPSKMVSMAFGFYFLPHPIFRERMPFPALNFFRRMPSLSDRML; from the exons ATGGGCACAGTGAGAAAGCTAATAGTAGAAGTAATTGAGGCGCGAAACCTTCTTCCCAAAGATGGCCATGGCACTTCAAGTTCTTACATAGTTGTCAATTTCTATGGCCAGAGAAGGAAGACAAAGACGGTCACTCGTGATCTCTGCCCCCTGTGGAATGAAATGTTGAAATTTAATATCGGAAAACCCTCTGATATTTTTGGGGACATGCTCGAGCTGTACGTCTATCATTGAAAGTTCATTTGTCCCACAACCAAGAATAATTTCCTTGGAATGATCAAGTTAAGTGCTACGCAGTTTGACAAGAAAGGTGAAGAAGCATTGATCTATTACCCTTTGGAGAAGAAATATTGGTTCAGTTGGATTTCTGATGAAATTGGtctgaaaatttattttgtcaAACAATTAATTGTTTCGAAACTCACAACGGATCCTAATCAATCACCACCAGCTGAGACATCACAAGATGCACCGTAAGGTGAGAAGCCAAATTTTATAGAGGAGCCACCTGCAGAAAAAGCGGAAAATCCTACTACCCTAGAAGTTGAGCCGCCTGTAGAAGAAGCGGATCATACTACTT ATGGGAGTAGTGTTTTAATGGATCCACCATAAGAGTTGCCAGTACAAGATGATGAATTTACTTAGGTAAAAAGATCTATATCTTTAGGATCTATACCTGAAGTAAAAGTTAGCAATAATGTTAATAATGTCACTTGTCGTAGGCTAATTAGTCGAGCTTCATCAGTCATATTCTCTGATTCTAGATTATGTCCGATTGAACCGTCctcgtttgatcttgtagagaaAATGAATTACCTCTTCGTTCGAGTTATAAAAGCTCGATCGCTACCCACAGTTGGTTGGCCTATTGTAAAAATTGTTGTTTCCGACGGCCATGTTGTATCAAAGCCAGCCCAAAAAATAGTATTGTTTGAGTGGTACCAAACGTTTTCTTTCAATCGGGACGCACCTGATTCCTCTTCTCTCTTGGAAGTATCAGTGTGGGACC TAAATGCCAAGTCATTTGATCCTACATCCGATGTGGAAGGACATGTATTTCTAGGTGGAATTTGCTTTGATGTGAGTGAGATCCCCCTAC ACCCACCTGATAGTCCTTTGGCTCCACAATGGTATAGGCTTGAAGGAGGTGGGGCT AATAGAGGTGATCTAATGCTTGCCACTT GGACTCAAGCTGATGAATCATTTCCTGAAGCGTGGAAGACCGACACTGCCGGTAATCCTGCTTCTAAATCCAAGGTATATCAATCTCCTAAATTGTGGTATTTGAGATCTTCAGTGATAGAGGCACAAGACATTTTGCAGTTGACACATTCAAAGAAGTCATCATATCACATCAAAGCCCAATTAAGATTACAAGTTCAAAAGACCAAATCCATCTCCACAACTAGTACTGGATCTCCATCTTGGAATGAATACTTGGTCTTTGTAGCAGCTGAACCATTTACTAAGCACTACTTGCTATTTTTCCTAATAGAAACGGACAGGACAGCGAAAGAGCAAACCGTCCTTGCAGTTGCTAGCACACCGCTCACCACAATCAAGCGTCAGGTGGATGATCGTAAGGTGGTGTCCAGATGGTTCATATTTGAAGATCCTAATGAAGAGAAGAGATTTTACAAAGGTAGAGTCCACTTTCGCCTTTGTTTTGATGGTGGATATCATGTGATGGATGAAGCATCCCATGTTTGTAGCGATTACCATCCAACTGCAAGGCTACTATGGAAAGCACCAATTGGGATTGTTGAATTAGGGATTATTGGGTGCAAGAACCTGTTGCACATAAACGGCAAGGGGTCTACGGATGCTTATGTAGTGGACAAGTATGGCAACAAGTGGGTACGCACTCGTACCATATCTCATAGTTTAGAACCTAGGTGGAATGAGTAGTACGCTTGGAGAGTTTATGATCTATCCACTGTGTTGACTATCAGAGTATTTGATGGCTGCTGGGAAGTAGTATTCGAATCAAATGAGTGCATGAGGTCAGATATTCGAATTGGTAAGGTGCGTGTGCGTATTTCTACATTGACAACAGATAAAGTGTACAACAATACTTTCCCATTACTTTTGTTATCACAAGCTAGTTTGAAGAAAATGGGGAAGATTGAATTAGCAATGAGATTTATATATGCTGTACCAACGCTTAATTTCTTACATGTCTATTCACAACCATTTCTTCCCATGATGCATCATGTAAATCCCCTTGGCATGTGTCAACAAGATAGTTTAAGGATTGCAGCTGTCAAAATAGTAGCAAGCCACTTGACAAGATCTAAGCCTCCTCTTAGGGGTGAGGTTGTGACTTACATGTTTGATGCCGATTCACATTCATTCAGCATAAAAGTTTATGCAAATTAGTTCAGGATCATTAATGGCATCGCTGGGGTAATTGACATTGTCAAGTGGGTAGATGACACACGTGGCTGGAGGAATCCGACTACAACTTTACTTGTGCATGCACTTTTGGTGATGCTTGTGTGGTTTCCCGACCTGATCATACCTACATTCGCCTTCTATGTGTTTGTGATTGGTGCATGGAATTATAGGTTCAGATTGCGATATACTTTACCCCACTTTGATCCAAAGATATCACTGGCAGAGACACTTGACAGAGATGAGCTTGATGAAGAGTTTGATGCATTGCCTTGCACTAGACCAAATGAATTGGTACAAGCCAGATATGATAAACTGCGCACGCTTGGGGTACGGGTCCAAAAAATCTTGGGAGATTTCGCAACGCAAGGGGAGAGAGTGCAAGCATTGGTAACTTGGCTTGACCCTCGAGCCACAGGGATATTTATTGGGTTGTGCTTTGTGGTGGCATTCATTTTGTACTTGATACCATCTAAAATGGTGTCTATGGCCTTTGGTTTCTACTTTCTCCCCCATCCCATATTTAGGGAAAGAATGCCTTTCCCTGCTTTGAATTTCTTTAGAAGGATGCCTTCACTTTCAGATAGAATGCTCTAG